In a genomic window of Thermoplasmata archaeon:
- a CDS encoding undecaprenyl-diphosphate phosphatase has translation MDWLEAIFLGLIQGLTEWLPVSSSGHLALAQHWLGEVPFIVDVFLHFGTLFVILVFFRMEVLEALRGGLELAKALGRGEGLRRAARRSAGRRMAALVAVGTIPTALIGLLFNYAIGGSLFTHLTLVGLGFLLTGVLLILTRVRPGRETRGRGVLELGATDALVMGIAQGLAVLPGFSRSGWTIGTGLLGGVEGETAARLSFLLYLPAVSGALILRLPDLAHESGTPLLPALLGTAVAVVVGYLTLGFLTWVVRRRGFQWFGPYCLAAGAFVLLWTLL, from the coding sequence GTGGATTGGCTTGAGGCTATTTTTCTGGGCCTGATTCAGGGCCTCACGGAGTGGCTTCCCGTAAGCAGCTCCGGCCACCTCGCCCTTGCCCAGCACTGGCTGGGAGAGGTCCCCTTTATTGTGGATGTGTTCCTTCACTTCGGCACGCTTTTTGTGATTCTCGTGTTCTTCAGAATGGAGGTCTTGGAGGCGTTGAGAGGGGGGCTGGAGCTGGCCAAGGCCCTCGGGCGTGGGGAGGGCCTCAGGCGTGCGGCGCGGAGGAGCGCAGGCCGAAGGATGGCCGCACTGGTCGCCGTAGGCACCATACCGACGGCCCTCATCGGCCTCCTGTTCAATTACGCAATCGGTGGCAGCCTTTTCACTCATCTGACTCTGGTCGGGTTGGGCTTTCTTCTGACGGGCGTCCTCCTCATCCTCACGCGCGTCCGGCCGGGGCGAGAGACCCGGGGGCGAGGCGTTTTGGAGCTCGGTGCGACGGATGCTCTGGTCATGGGAATTGCCCAGGGTCTGGCGGTCCTTCCCGGCTTCTCCAGGTCGGGGTGGACGATAGGGACGGGGCTTCTGGGCGGAGTCGAAGGGGAGACTGCAGCGCGCCTCTCCTTTCTCCTCTATCTCCCGGCGGTCTCGGGCGCCCTCATCCTGCGCCTCCCGGACCTGGCGCACGAGAGCGGTACTCCACTTCTCCCGGCCCTCCTCGGAACGGCGGTGGCGGTCGTGGTCGGCTACCTCACCTTGGGCTTTCTGACATGGGTGGTGAGGAGAAGGGGATTTCAGTGGTTCGGACCCTACTGCCTCGCCGCAGGGGCGTTCGTGCTGCTCTGGACCTTATTGTGA